The genomic window CTGGGGCAGCGGGAAGGCATCAGTTTCATCGACGATGATCAGATCGAAGTGCCCGATGAAGTTGTATAGCTGATGGATGGTGCATACGGTGAAGTGATGGTTGTATATCTGCTTGACCCCGTCATGCATGAGGTCGATATCACTTCCCTTGAATGCCGCACAGAGGCGCATATGCACTTCCTTCACCACATCTATCCTAGGGGAAGTGAAGGCCACATTCAGCCCGTTCATCCGTGCCCATTGGATACTTTCAAAGGTCATCTCCGTCTTGCCGGCCCCAGTCACTGCATGGACCAGCAGGGAGCCGCCCGTCTTCACCGTTTCAAGGATCCTTTCCGAAGCACGGGTCTGTTGGCTGCTGAGGGTGAAGGAGAGTCCATATGGACTCTCTTCCGCCATCCTTTCAGTGTCACGGCATCTAAGAGGGGTGATGCTGTCCGAGCGGCCCAGATTGACGCATTTCATGCAGTAGATTACCATCGACTCATGAAAATCCGCATAGTAGGTGTAGAAATAACGCCTGTCCCTGTTTCCGCAACGGTGGCATAGCGGCGGTTCGGCCTCTACACCTGCAGGTTTGTAGGTGATGTTGCCTGTATGGTCGAGTATCATCAATCGGCTCCTTTATTTTGGAATGAAAAAGGACGCAGCAAAGAATGCTGCGTCCCTGATCTATAGTTCAGTAGTCTGTATCGATTTCATAGGTCGTATAACCGAGCCCGAGCGCACCCTCACCAAGATGCGCTGCAATCACCGGCCCAAAGTAGCTCAACCTGAATGTTATATCCGGATAGTCGGCCTGCAGACTTTCCATCCATTTTCTGCCCTCTTCTTCTGCATTGCTGTGGATGACGACCGCTGTGACCGGTTTGCCCTTATGGCGCTCCATCTCCTTGGCGAAAACTTCCTCCACACGGGTCAATGCCTTCTTCTTCGTCCGTATCTTTTCGAAAGGTACGATCCTGCCCTCTTCGAATGCAAGTATTGGCTTGACTTTAAGCAGACTGCCGACCAGCGCCTGTGCATTCGTCAGCCGTCCGCCCTTCTGAAGGTTCGAGAGGGTGTCGACGACGAAATACGCATTCGTATGCTTCTGGCGCTTCATTTCCTCCAGCCGCTCAAGCAGCGTGTCCAGGGGAAGGCTGCCTTTGTTCTGCGCAGCATAGAGTGCCATGAATCCCTGGACATAGCAGGCGACCTCCGAATCGACTGCATGGACTTCGATTCCTTCAACACTCTGGCCCGCAGCCATCGCATTCTGGTAAGTGCCGCTGAGTGCACCCGAAAGATGGACGCTGATCACATCCGTGAATCCTTCGCTCCTCAAAGACTCCAGGAGGAGGATATAGTCACCGATTGACGGCTGGCTCGTTGTCGGCAGCTCATCCATCTGACGCATCTGTCCGAAGAATTCTTCATTGGTGATGTCTTCATCCTCCCTGTACACCTGGTCACCTATGAGGACATTGAGCGGGATGGTGCGGATATCGTATTTTTCTTTCAGCCCTTTGGGCAGGTAGGATGTTGAATCCACTACTACCGCTATCTTCATTCTCGTTCCTCCAATTTGCATTCACACTTCAATTTTCCATTCACACTTGATATACAGTTTACTACATTCCTAAGGAATCCGTCCATGTGTTACTATGTTCTAGAGGTGAACATATTATGGAACAGCAGTACATGAACAGGGTGGACACGACCACCGAAACAGTCATCAACAAGTCACGCTTCATCGCGTACATCCAGCGTACCGACTCCGAGGAGGCGGCAAAATCCTTCATAAATTCAATCAAATCACAGCATAAGGATGCCAACCACAACTGCAGTGCATACATCATCACACCAAGCGCCCTCATACAGAAGGCCGATGACGACGGGGAGCCCTCCGGCACTGCCGGCGTCCCCATACTTGAAGTGCTCAAGCGGGAAGGGCTCTATAATGTGACTGTTGTAGTCACCCGGTATTTTGGCGGCATCAAACTTGGGGCCGGCGGCCTGATACGCGCATACTCCGGTGCTGCTTCTGATGCTGTGAATGCCGCGGGCAAGGTAGTGGAGATCGATATGACCCCCTACAGGATTACGATGGACTATACGTATACGAACCGCTTCGAACATGAGCTCGAAGCATCCGGCATCGCCATCAGCGAGACGGCCTACACGGACAAGGTCACCTACCTGGTGCATGTGGAGGAAGATGACCGCCAATCATTCATCTCCCGGGTCCAGGAAATTACAAAGGATACGGCTGCCCTGGAGGAACTGGATATGATCCAGGCTGAGAGCCCCGTGGAATAATCAGGGGATCATGCGGTGGAAAATCCTTCTGGCAAAGTCCAAAACGGGTTTTTTATCGCTGTCGATGAGATTCGTCGCCTCAACGATGATCTCTGTTGTAAGGATGAGCAGAAGAATGATGATGACCGACCCTGGAATGGTCGACAGGTACAGGATGATGCTGGCCCCTGAGTACAGAAGGGCTATGAAATAGATCAGCACCACGCTCTCAGCGTGTGTATATCCCATATTCTGCAATCTGTGGTGGAGATGGCTGCGGTCGGCCTTAACCAGTGAGACATTGCTCCGGTAGCGCCTCAATGCTGCGAAGAACATGTCTATGAAAGGCACCGCGAGAATGATAATCGGGAAAAACAGTGAAATCAGTGTAATGTTCTTGAAACCCATAAGCGACACGACACTGATGATGAAGCCGAGCAGCATCGCCCCGTTGTCGCCGAGGAATATTTTGGCCGGGTGAAAATTGTACACGAGAAAGCCCAGGCACGCGCCGATGAGGATGACGCATATCATCATGACGAATATATTGCCCTGTAGGATGGTGATGAAGCCGATGCTGGTCAACGCAATGATGGAGACCCCTGTGGCAAGACCGTCCAGGCCGTCGACAAGGTTGATGGCATTGATGATCCCCACCATCCAGAGTATTGTGATTGGAATGGCCAATATGCCGAATTCGATTTCAACACCGAACGGTGTGATGCGGTCGATGAGGATGCCATATGATACCGGGACCAGGCTCGCCGCTATCTGCCCGATGAGCTTGAGTCCCGGTTTCAGATCATACTTGTCATCTATTATCCCCACAATGACGATGACGACCCCCCCGAGGATGATCGCCTTGTATTCCGCCTCGATGGGACGGGAGATGAGCACACCGATCGCAAAGGAGATCAGAATGGCCACACCTCCGAGGTATGGTATAGGTTTTAAATGGACTTTTCTGCTGTTTGGGTAGTCTACAAAGCCGAACTTGCGGCTCCCCCAAATGAAAATCGGCATCAGAATCAATGAAATCAAGAATGACACCGTCAATAGAAATAGAGTATACATATCATCACCGTCTTAAATATTTCCAATTCACTATATCACATTCCACTTTATTTATGGAACGCGCACCTGTTTTTGCACAATTATATTTTCCAATACCGTGGGTTTCGTTGTATAATTATGTCACTATGCAAAAGGAGATTTATAATGAAAAGAACAGAAAAAAAACGGATGCATCCCGCAATCAAAGTATTGCTTGCCCTCATCCTGATATCAGTCATTGTTTTTGCGGGGCTTATCGCCTATGTCTACTTCCAGCTTAAAGGCACTGCCAATCAGGTTTTCGATAACGATTTTTCCAACTCCACTTCGGAACTCAGGGAAACGGACGTCAGCTTCCGGAACGGAGATCCCGTCTCTGTCGTGCTGTTCGGTACGGATGATGACCAGGCACGCAATGAAAGCGGCATGGGTCAGCGTTCCGACACGATTATGGTCGTCACCCTGAACCCCAATACGGACGAAGGGAAAATAGTCAGCATCCCCCGGGATACGCGTGCAGAGATTGCAGATCGGGGCACAGTCGAGAAGATAAATCATGCCTACGCATACGGTGGGCCTGAATTGGCGAAGCGTACAGTGGAGAATTTCATGGATCTGCCTGTGGACCATTTCGTATCGATAAATATGGACGGCTTCACTACAATCATCGATGAAATCGGCGGTGTCAGCATAACAAGCCAGGATACTTTCCAGCAGTCGGGCTACCAGTTCACAGCAGGTGAGACCTACGAAATGGATGGAGATATGGCCCTCGCCTTCTCAAGAAGCAGAAAATCGGAGGGTGCAGGCGGCGACTCCGGCCGGCAGCACAGGCAGCAGCAGGTGGTTCAGGGCATTGCCCAGGAGATCATGAGTCTCCAGACGCTCACCAACTTCAACTCTGTATTGAATGTATTGAGCGATAATGTAAAAACCGATATTCCATTTGGTGAGCTTAACGCCCTCCGTTCGGACTACCAGGAGGGTGCACAGAACATGGACCGCCTTACACTGGAAGGTACGGACCAGAGACTGGATGATGGTCTATGGTATTTCCTTCCGAATGACGAATCGTACAATGAATTAAGAAGAGAGCTGCGCGAAAACCTGGAACTGGAATAAAAATGGAAGGGGGACAAGTATATGCTCATCGATTTCGTACTGAATGTTTCAATCACCATCACCGGCATATATCTGTTCCACCGGCTCCAGTACCTGGAAGACCGCAGATTCATTGATTCGGACATCTTTCAGGCGCTGCTGATGACCACCCTGTCCGTACTGCTGCTGATGGTACCCATCCATATGTATGATATGGTCTTCAGCCTTTATTTCATTCCATTGCTGATCCTCGTCAAGTACAGCGTCCCCTACCTGATCATCGGTTCGGTGCTGATCGTCTTCATGTTCCATCATATGATATTCAACTTTGACTGGCAGCTCTATCTCATATTCTTCATCCTCTATATACTGATCATGATGATACTGCCCTTCCTGAAATTCCAGAAGTTGAAGGCGCTCACTGCAGCAAGCATCATCTTCACTTCGCTCTATGTCATCAGCATCCATTTCTTTTTCCAGGCACTCAATCCATTACAGATGATCGTCTTCGTCCTGGCGAGTACCCTCGTTATGTTCGTAGCAATGATGATGTACGAGGACATCAATGCGATCCTCAGGCTCCTTAAACGCCATGAGGAGGAGGAATATAAGGACTTCCTCACCCAACTGGGAAATGTAAAGGCGCTGGACAACGCTGTCGTCGAGCTTCTGGAGGAGAGTGATACACTCAGCATGCTGCTCATCGACATCGATAATTTCAGTCTGATCAATGATGAACACAGCCACGCTTCAGGCGATGCGCTTATCAGACAGATGGCGCACCTTCTGAACAACCATGCCCCGACAGGCGGCATGCTATTCAGAAGCAGTGGAGAAGAGTTTTCCATGGTCATACCAGACCTGTCATTCGATAGGACGGTCAGGCTGGCCGAAGCAATCCGCAACAGCGTCGAGCGTGCAAACTTTCATATCAACGATACGGATACGGTCCACCTGACCGTATCGATTGGTGTCGGATACCAGGTTGTCGTCCCCCATACGAAGGGAAGGCTGCTCAAGGAAGCGGATGATATGGTGCACGCGGCAAAAAAACAGGGGCAGAACCGCGTCATGTTCAATCCACTATAAAAAACCAGGATTGCATATCGCAACCCTGGTGCTAGTCTTCTACCGAGGAAAGGTTCTTAAGTGTAATGTTATGATGTGAGCCACTCCACTTCAACTCTCCACCCTCAAAATAGAAAGCTTGGGGAGATTCATGTTTGATATCAAAATGTTCAGCGATATAATTGGATAGGTTCCGGTGGTCCTGAACGACCAGGTAGTATCCGTCCATATCCCTTTCATAATGGAATTTCTGGAATTCGTCGAAGGCATCAGCTGAAATCGGACATGTACTGCTATGCTTCATAAAAAAGAAATCTTTATTATCCTGCAACAACTTTTGAAAAGCTTCAACCGATGTTGTTTTTGTTAGCATTTCATCACCTTCTCATTAAACTGTTAATAACTTATCATTTATTGCTTCATTTAGCAAATACCATTCTTTCCTGTGCTATAATGATTTTGATTGGAGGATTTACATGAATAATAAACCACTCAAAAGATGGACCTTCCTGGATACCATCAATGCAGCCCTATTGATAGTCGTTCTGCTGTTCATGCTCGATTTCGAGAATAACAGAGCTGTATCCATCATTCTTCTGGCTGTATTTGCATTCTGGATTACGACCGTGATCCTGAGGAACGTCTTCATCTCCAAAATTGAAAAGGACCCGAACCATCCGATGCATAGACAGCAGTCGGGTAAAGGAGAAGATAAATAGAGAGCGAACTATGAGAGTTCGCTCTCTATTTCGTTGAGCTGGTCATAATACTCCTGATCCAGCTGCTGATATGTCTCCCGCAATGGGAGTATGTTCTGCAGCTGCAGTTCCTGAAGCTGTTCGTTATACTCCATCGTGTTCTTGCGCTCCTCGTAGTACTTTTCGAAACCATAGTACATCTCAAGGGTGAGGCTGCGGACGCGCACTCCCCTATCAGTCTCGAGGTTCATTTCATTCAGTGACTGTATATGCGCGTTTATGAGGGGGATCATGACTTCATCGATATGTTCCATCTTTTCCGCCCTTGATTCATCCTGCTGCAGCATCTCGGCCTCTGCTTCGAGGGCTGCACTGTTTTCATTGATCTGGGCGACGATTGCATCCATTTCTTCCGTTTCATCCTCACCGCTGATTGAATCTATCACTGCGTCCCTCTCCTCCTGGTTTTTCATGAAGGTCTGGCTCAGCTGTATGAGTGTCTCGTTGGAATGGACGGACCTATAGTACGTTTCTGTATAGTCACTCAACTGCTGGACGAAAGTACTCTTCAGTTCCAGGCTCTCAAGATATGATTCGTGGATATCAACCAATTCCTCATTGGATACTTCGATGTCTGCCACTGCTTCTTCCATCTGCGTGACGATGGGCATGATCTCCTCATCCAGCGTTTCACTCAGGGCAGCAAGCCTTTCCGTATCAATCTCCTCGTTTCTCGGAGAGAGCGTTTCCGGCAGATCATCAATTTCCAACTGGCTCATCTTCTCATCATATTCAGAATCAAGCACATGCACATCCTCCATGTTTGCCATATAGCTTTCGACATCCGCCTGGAAACCGGAAGTGCATCCCGCCAACAGGAGAGTGCCCAGCATCATGGATGCTATGATTGAAATTTTTTTATTATGCACGGAAGGTCACACTTTCATATTGTTATAGTGAGGCGGCCACTGCTCCAATTGCTAAACAAAATATAGCACACATCATAAATCATAACAACGTAATGGATATTGGATTGGCAAACGGGGAGATGTTGCCTTATAATGGTGATAAGTATTTTCTTTTGAAAGGAAACGTTATGGTGAACCATACTCAAATCGAAGAAGACTTAAAGTCTCTATTGGATCATTCAGAAATCAAAACATATGAACCCTTAAAAAAATATACATATACCGAAACCGGCGGCCCTGCCGACTTCTATATCACCGTCCATGATATAGAAGACGCCTCCAGGGTCCTCCAGTATAGTTATAGGAATGGGATTCCTGTAACTTATCTCGGCAACGGCTCCAATATCATCATAAGGGACGGGGGCATCCGCGGTATTGTATTGAACCTGCTCGAGTTGAATTATTTATTCGAGTCGGATGGCATCATTACAGTGGGCAGCGGCCGTGCCATCATTGATGTCTCAAAATATGCAAGGGACCTCTCGCTGACCGGCATGGAATTTGCATGCGGGATTCCCGGGAGTATCGGGGGCGCCGTCTATATGAACGCTGGTGCCTATGGCGGGGAAATCAAGGACTGCCTTCTCGAAGTCACCGTCTTGGATGAAACCGGCAAAAGGATTACCTTGAGAAATGATGAACTGGGCCTCGAATACAGGAAAAGCATGGTGCAGGAAAATGACTATGCCGTAGTCGAAGCCAAGTTCAGGCTGAAACCCGGGAAACGGGAGGATATACAGAAAATGATGGATGACCTGACGGAGCGCCGGGCTTCCAAACAGCCGCTGGAGTATCCTTCATGCGGGAGCGTCTTCCAGAGACCACCCGGGAATTTTGCAGGCAAGCTTATCCAGGAAGCCGGGCTTCAGGGCTACCGGATCGGTGGCGTCGAAGTTTCGAAAAAGCATGCCGGCTTCATGGTGAATGTGGATGGCGGTACAGCAAGTGATTATGAGGCATTGATTGAACATGTCCAGAAAAGGGTCTTCACCCTTTTCGGCGTCACCCTGAACCGCGAAGTGCGCATCATCGGCGAACCTGCCCATAAGCGGGCGGAACCCTACAAGTGACGTTCCATATTAAAAAAGACCCATCAAATGATGGGTCTTTCTTTTTATTGCTCCAGAGCCTGCTCGATTTCTTCCAGCTGACCGATTGTCGTCATCACGCCTCCGGAAGCGAGGTACCATAGTTTGGCGTCGAGATCGACGATTCTGTCATTCTTGATTGCATCCACATCCTGAATGACATTATTATCAAGGACTGTGCTGGAGGAGGATTCTCCACCAATCGCACTGCCCCTGTCGAGGGCAAGGATGATGCCTGGGTTCCTATCATTGATATATTCGTAGCTGATGGCCTGGCCATGTCTTGTAGTCGAGATTTCCTCATCTACTGGCTCAAAGCCCAGGTCATCAAAAAGGAATCCGTAACGTCCACCTGGTCCGTGCGCTGAAAGTTCTCCTTCATTTGCCATGACGAACAGCATTGTTTCATCGGTATCCGCCACTTTCTGCTTCACTTCTTCGATTTTGCTGTCGAAATCCGCAATCAGTGACTCAGCTTCTGAAGACTTGCCATAAATGTCTCCCAGCATCTGAGTGTAGTGTTTGATTTCTTCAAAATAGTTTTCGTTTGAAGGAGCAACATAAAGCACTTGGGCATCCGGTGCCGCCTTCTCAAATTCACTGATGATAGCCGAGTTCGCCTGGCGTCCAGAAATCATGATGATCTCCGGCTGAAGTTCAGCAATCTTTTCAAAGTCCGGGTCTTTCAGTGAACCGAGGTTTGCGTACTCATCTCCCTGGAATTCTTCCAATTCGTCTGGTAGTGTGCTTGAACTTTCACCTTTTGGCAAACCGACAACACTGTCCGACTCACCAAGCTCGTGGATAGTAGAGAGTGCACCATAGTCGAATACTGCAACTTTCTCCGGATTTACCGGCACTTCCACCGTTTCCGACACTTCTTCGCTTGCTTCTTCACCTTCGGCAGATTCATCGGAAATCGTGAACTGGTTTTCCACTTCGACAGTCTCGGTGCCTTCAGTTTCCGACGCTTCACTTTCGGATTCTGCACCTTCGGATGTACTTTCTCCATTTCCACATGCTGCAAGGACCATGAGTACCATTACAGTAAACAATAAGTAAAATTTCTTCATTTCCATTCCTCTTTCCAATTAGTGTTTTCAGCCCCCACTAAAAACATCCATATATCCGATAAGTCCCCATCACCTCCTTAAATGTGTATGCATTCGATAGACTATGCTCGTACCTGGTCTTCGATGAAATCATCCACCGAAGCATCTTGATGCTCGTCGAAGTAAACGCATATCTGCTGTCCATAGATGCACTCTATGTTGATGTCCATTTCGTATATGTCTTCAAGAATCTCCTTCTTGATTACATCATCCTTCTTGCCGCTGATCGCCACTTTTCCGTCTTTCATTGCAACGATGTTATCGGAATAGCAGGAAGCGAAATTAATGTCATGGATGACGATGATGATCGTCTTATTGCGTTCCCTAACAAGCCTCCTCAAGATCTGCATGATCTGCACGGAGTGCTTCATGTCAAGATTGTTGAGCGGTTCATCGAGAAAGATGTATTCGGTATCCTGGGCGATCGTCATGGCAATGTATACACGCTGCCTCTGACCGCCGGAAAGTTCATCGATATAACGCTCTTCATATTCCTCAAGTTCCATATAGCTGATCGCCTCATCGATGATTTCGTGGTCCCTTTCGTTCAGCCTTCCCTTTGAATAGGGGAACCGGCCGAAACTGATCAGCTCACGTACCGTGATCTTCAGATCCATGTGATTGGACTGCTTCAGGATGGCGATCTTCTTGGCAAGGGTATCACTTGGTGCCTGGAGAATGTTCTTCCCTTCCAGCAGCACCTCTCCACTGTCCTGGTCGAGCAGGCGTGTGATCATTGACAGCAGCGTACTCTTGCCGGCGCCATTCGGTCCGATGAAGGAGGTGACTTTCCCTTTGGCAATTGAAACGGATACGTCATTGACTACTTTCTTTTGGCCGTAAATTTTTGATATACCTTTAAGATCGATCATCTTCGACTCTCCTTAAGCATTAATATTATGAAGTACACCCCACCGACAAGGTTGATGATTACACTGATCTCAACCGCCTGGTTGAATACGTACTGGGTCAGCATCTGACCGAGCAGTAATGTGATCACTGCAAGCAATGTGCTCCCAAGGAGCAGGTAGCGGTGCTTGAACGTTTTGAACATTTCATGCGCCAGGTTGACGACGAGTAGGCCGAGAAACATGATGGGGCCGACGAGCGCGGTCGAGACCGATACCAGAACTGCGATGATGAGCAGAAGCTGGGAAACTTTTCTATCGTAGTTTACCCCCAAGTTTATCGCATGATCCCGTCCCAATGCAATTACATCCAGGGAATGGAAGTCCCTGAGGACTATTATCAGCATGAGGAGGACGATTGCGCCGGTGACCCAGATCAGGGAATCATTGATGGCATTGAATGATGCGAACATCGAATTCTGCAGGATCAGGAAATCATCGGGGTTGATCAGCATCTGCATGAACGTCGACAGGCTGTTGAAGAACGTGCCCAATATGATGCCGATCAAGAGCAGCAGGAATACATGGCTGCCGGTAAGTTTGAACAGATACTTGAAGACCAGAACCGTAAAGATCACGAGCCCGAGCATGCTGACCAGATAGTTGACGAAGTCATTGGTGAGCAGTGGAGAACTGGTTCCGACTATGAATACGATGATGGTCTGTATGAACAGGTAGACCGAGTCCAGCCCCATGATTGATGGCGTCAGAATGCGGTTTTTGGTGATCGTCTGGAAGATGACTGTCGAAATCGCAATCGCTATACCGACGATCAGCATCGTCACCACCCGGTTGACCCGGGAAGGGAGCTGATAGAACAGTATGTCAAAATTCAACTGATAGAGGATGTAGAATCCTGCAATCGCCAATGTCACAATCGTCAATATGAGAAGCAGGCGGTTGTTCTTTCCATTATGCATTTGATTTCACCCTCCTGAATATCATGATCAAGAAGATGAAACTTCCTATGACGCCGATCATCAGTCCAATTGAAATTTCGTAGGGGAAGATGATTACACGTCCCAGAATATCACATATCATTACAAACACTGCCCCAAGTACTGCTGTCTGCAGAATCGTATTCTTCAGATGGTCTCCCCGGAATATGGAAATGATATTTGGAATGATCAGACCAAGGAATGGCAGCATTCCCACAGTGACCACCACAAGCGCTGTAATCACTGCAGTAATAAGCAGACCTATGTTTATGACCCTTCTGTAGTTGAGCCCAAGATTCTTTGAAAAATCCTGCCCCATTCCTGCAATCGTAAATTGGTTGGCATACAGAAGTGCAATGATCAGGAATGGAATGCTTATGTATAGGACTTCATACCGACCGGAGATGATGATTGAAAAATCTCCTTGCAGCCAGCTCGATAGGGACTGGACCGAATTCGTCCTCAGACTGAGGAAGGTTGCCACGCTGGAAACCACATTCCCGAGCATCAGCCCGATGAGCGGGACGAACACTACATCCTTGAACTGTACACGCTGTATGATCTGCATGAACAGCAGTGTGCCTGCTAGACTCAAGGCCGAAGCGAAGAGCAGTTTCACAAGAAGGCTTGCTGTCGGGAAAAACATCAGTGCGATCAATATGCCGAGCCGTGCCCAATCCATCGTACCCGCAGTGGTGGGAGAAACAAATTTGTTGCGGGTCAGCTGCTGCATGATCAGCCCACATACACTGAGTGATGCACCTGCGATGATGATGGCGATGGTCCTTGGAAACCGGCTCTCCATGATGATGTTCTTCTGGTTGTCGGTCAAGTTGAAAAGATCACCAGGAGAGAGGTCGACGACGCCCACAAACATCGAAATGATTGAAAGCACGACCAATAATATAATCATGATGTCCAGTCTGAATAATTTATGTATCATATTAATCCACCTTAATTGATAATGATTATCACCGATAATCACAGTTACAATTATACACTGAAAACTAGTATTTTCAAGCATTTACACGATTCAGATAAAAAATAAAGCCATCCAATTGAACATCAGATGGCATGGCGTGGTATCAGTTGATGATGATGGTGTTGCCGTTCGGTGCCTCTTCCGAGCCTGAGAGGATGGACATGACTGTGCTGATCGCCTCGGAATTCGAGCGCTCCGGTGATTCCTCGTATCTGATGGAAGGACGATAGCTCAGTGCATACACATCGACATCCTCTTTCCTCAGCTCTGCAGCGGTGGAGTGTGTGAGCGCCTCAATGGCCCCGGTCACTGTATAGTACAGATTCCGTTCAAAGACATCTTCAAAGGATGGTTCGATGACATTGATGATTTTGGCGTCCCTCTCATCCTTCAGCATTGGCCTCAA from Salinicoccus sp. RF5 includes these protein-coding regions:
- a CDS encoding ABC transporter permease, translated to MIHKLFRLDIMIILLVVLSIISMFVGVVDLSPGDLFNLTDNQKNIIMESRFPRTIAIIIAGASLSVCGLIMQQLTRNKFVSPTTAGTMDWARLGILIALMFFPTASLLVKLLFASALSLAGTLLFMQIIQRVQFKDVVFVPLIGLMLGNVVSSVATFLSLRTNSVQSLSSWLQGDFSIIISGRYEVLYISIPFLIIALLYANQFTIAGMGQDFSKNLGLNYRRVINIGLLITAVITALVVVTVGMLPFLGLIIPNIISIFRGDHLKNTILQTAVLGAVFVMICDILGRVIIFPYEISIGLMIGVIGSFIFLIMIFRRVKSNA
- a CDS encoding iron chelate uptake ABC transporter family permease subunit, producing the protein MHNGKNNRLLLILTIVTLAIAGFYILYQLNFDILFYQLPSRVNRVVTMLIVGIAIAISTVIFQTITKNRILTPSIMGLDSVYLFIQTIIVFIVGTSSPLLTNDFVNYLVSMLGLVIFTVLVFKYLFKLTGSHVFLLLLIGIILGTFFNSLSTFMQMLINPDDFLILQNSMFASFNAINDSLIWVTGAIVLLMLIIVLRDFHSLDVIALGRDHAINLGVNYDRKVSQLLLIIAVLVSVSTALVGPIMFLGLLVVNLAHEMFKTFKHRYLLLGSTLLAVITLLLGQMLTQYVFNQAVEISVIINLVGGVYFIILMLKESRR